The following nucleotide sequence is from Mycobacterium sp. 3519A.
CGCGCCGTGCGGATGCTCCTCGTCGTAGCGCACATACGCCAGCACGCCCTCGCGCACCTGGTCGAAGAGGCTCTGCCCGGGCTTCGGCGGGGTGCTGGTCGCCTCGAAGAGGCGGTCGCCCTCGGCGCGGACCACCTCCGCGAAGAACGTCCGCTTGTCAGGGAAGTAGTGGTACATCAGCGCCCGCGACACGCCCGCCCGTTCGGCGATCTCGTCGATGCGGACCTCGTCGTACGGCCGCTCACCGAACACCTCGGCGCCGAGCGCCAGCAGTTCGTTGCGACGATCGTCGGGCGACAGCCGCCGCCGGGAGGGCGACGAGCCGCTTGCGCGAAGAGCGTCAGGCCCAGCCATACCGCCATTCTAGTTAACACACGTACAACAGCCTGCGGCTTAGTGTCACAGACGTGTCCACACGTGAGTTGGTCGTGCTCGGGACGGCGAGCCAGGTGCCGACCAGGCATCGCAACCACAACGGCTATCTGCTGCTGTGGGACGGCGAAGGCCTGCTCTTCGACCCTGGCGAGGGCACGCAGCGCCAACTCCTGTTGGCAGGCGTCGCGGCCAGCAGCATCACTCGGCTCTGCCTCACCCACTTCCACGGCGACCACTGTCTCGGCGTACCCGGTGTGGTGCAACGCTTTTCGGCCGACGGGGTGGCGCACGAGATGCGCGCTTACTTTCCCGCCTCGGGCGCCGAGTACTTCGCCCGGCTGCGCCACGCCTGCTCGTTTCATGAGCGCGCGAACGTGATCGAGGTGCCCGTCGACGCGGACGGGCCGATTGCGCAGGGCGGTTTCGGGGCGCTGGAGGCGATGCGCCTCGAGCACTCGATCGACGCCTTCGGCTATCGGCTGATCGAGCCCGACGGTCTGCGCTTCGCGCCCGACCTGCTGGCCCGGCACGGCATCGCGGGGCCCGCGGTCGGCGAATTGCAGCGCACCGGTTCGATCCGGGTGAACGACCGCACCGTCGCCTTGGCCGACGTCAGCGCGCCGCGGCGCGGACAGCGGTTCGCGTTCGTGATGGACACCCGGTTGTGCGACGCGGTCTACGAACTGGCCGACGGTGCCGACATGTTGGTGATCGAGGCGACGTTCCTGAACGACGATGCCGACCTGGCCACCCGGTACGGCCACCTGACCGCGGCCCAGGCCGCCCGCGTCGCGCAGGAGTGCGGAGTGCGC
It contains:
- a CDS encoding TetR/AcrR family transcriptional regulator, producing MAGPDALRASGSSPSRRRLSPDDRRNELLALGAEVFGERPYDEVRIDEIAERAGVSRALMYHYFPDKRTFFAEVVRAEGDRLFEATSTPPKPGQSLFDQVREGVLAYVRYDEEHPHGAWAAHVGSGSSDPVLRGIEDVDNNRQVDRIIERVTGAVGEEMDSKVERDLRVTIYGWLAFTFEMCRQRLLDPSLDSGYVGDCCAHALLDAIGRVPGIPATLSEAVAPEHR
- a CDS encoding ribonuclease Z, encoding MSTRELVVLGTASQVPTRHRNHNGYLLLWDGEGLLFDPGEGTQRQLLLAGVAASSITRLCLTHFHGDHCLGVPGVVQRFSADGVAHEMRAYFPASGAEYFARLRHACSFHERANVIEVPVDADGPIAQGGFGALEAMRLEHSIDAFGYRLIEPDGLRFAPDLLARHGIAGPAVGELQRTGSIRVNDRTVALADVSAPRRGQRFAFVMDTRLCDAVYELADGADMLVIEATFLNDDADLATRYGHLTAAQAARVAQECGVRRLVLTHFSQRYPDLGRHRDEAAAVFGGDVVVAEDLMRIPVPKRR